One window from the genome of Synergistota bacterium encodes:
- a CDS encoding GntR family transcriptional regulator, protein MRKGKTLADKIYEKLKEEIISRKRKVGEKLVERDLAQAFKVSITPVRDALRKLEDEGLVVKSGKLRSVRGISAKELNDYYEVRFLLEPKAAEKTAGNLSEEQKKEMESLLAKMKEAAQKGDYNALDLLNRRFDEIIYEACGNNYLKQVLQEILAITLPYREIASRIPERTNIMIEEHHAIYEAIKSGNGRKAAELVENHIRSSANRVIRIIKELEDKI, encoded by the coding sequence GTGAGGAAGGGAAAAACATTAGCGGATAAGATCTATGAAAAGCTAAAGGAAGAAATCATATCTCGAAAGAGAAAGGTCGGCGAGAAGCTCGTTGAAAGAGACTTAGCCCAAGCCTTTAAGGTTAGCATCACTCCGGTTAGAGATGCCTTAAGAAAGCTCGAGGATGAAGGACTCGTTGTAAAAAGCGGCAAACTAAGATCAGTAAGGGGGATAAGCGCAAAGGAGCTAAACGATTACTACGAGGTGCGCTTTCTGCTTGAACCTAAGGCAGCAGAAAAAACCGCAGGAAATTTATCCGAGGAACAGAAAAAGGAAATGGAAAGCCTCTTAGCCAAGATGAAGGAAGCAGCTCAAAAAGGGGATTACAACGCGTTAGATCTATTAAACAGAAGATTCGATGAGATCATCTATGAGGCATGCGGAAATAACTATCTTAAGCAGGTTCTTCAGGAGATACTTGCCATAACCCTACCTTATCGCGAAATAGCAAGCAGGATACCGGAAAGGACGAACATAATGATAGAAGAGCACCATGCTATATACGAAGCCATTAAATCCGGCAACGGGAGAAAAGCAGCAGAGCTCGTAGAAAATCACATAAGAAGCTCTGCTAATAGGGTTATAAGGATAATAAAGGAGCTCGAAGATAAGATATGA